Below is a window of Desulfuromonas sp. TF DNA.
ACCATCGGTTGGTAATACAGGAGAAACTCATCCCTCTCCAGGGCTCGGCGCAGATCGGCCTCCATCTCCAGTGTTTCCATCACCCGCAGGTTCATTTCCGGAGCGAAGAAGCGGAACTGGTTTCCTCCTTCCGTCTTTGCCCGGTACATGGCGACATCGGCGTTGCGGATCAGGGTCTCGCCATCCCCGCCATCCCGGGGATAGAAGCTAATGCCGATGCTGGCGGTGACGAAGAGCTCTCGCCCGGAAAGATGAAAGGGGCGGATCAAGGCCTCCTGGATTTTTCTGCCCATCATCCCCACATCATCCACTTCGGCCACCTCGGCCAGGGCGATGACGAATTCGTCGCCGCCCAGGCGTGCCACCGTATCGCCGGGACGCACGCATCCGGTCAGTCGCTTGGCCACAATCCGCAGCAGTTCGTCTCCCTGACCGTGACCCAGACTTTCATTGATCACCTTGAACCGGTCGAGATCGAGAAGCAGAACCGCCAGCAGGCGATGGGAGCGCCTCGCGTAGACGATGCTCTGTTCCAGCCGGTCGATCAGCAGGTTGCGGTTCAACAGGTCGGTCAGAGGATCGTGGCCGGCATGGTGCTCGAGCTGCTCCTCATAGCGCTTGCGTTCGGTGATGTCATTGAAGACGCTCACGTAATGGCTCACACCACCATCCGCATCACGCACCGGGGCCACCGAGAGCTCGTTCCAGAAAAGGGAACCGTCCTTGCGGTAGTTTCGCACTACCGCCTCCGTTTCCACGCCACGATGAATGGACTCACGGATATCGATAACCCCTTTCTGGTCCGTATCCTCGCCGGACAGCAAACGGGGATTGCGGCCGACCACCTCTTCGGCGCCGAAACCGGTGATGCGTTCGAAAGCAGGGTTGACGTACAGAATCGGCATTTCCGGGTCCTTGGCGTCGCAGATCATAATGCCGTTGCTGCTCGCTTCGATGGCCCGGTTGCGCAATTTCAGCGACTCTTCCGCTTCTTTTCGGGCCACGGCGGTGCGCAGGGAAACGATGCCGTAGGCGAGATCCTCCGCCAGCTCGGAGAGGAGCTTCACCTCTTCCTGATCAAAAGCCTCAACATCCGTGCTGTAGAGAGTCAGAGCGCCGACGATTTCCTCTCCGGAGCGCAGCGGCAGGGAAATGGCGGCGGAAATCCCCAAGTCTCCGATCACCGTCCGCATGTGGGAGAAGCGGCGGTCAGTCTGCATGTCCCGGCTCACCACCGTGGTGCCCTCCCGGATCGCCCTGGCTGTGGGCCCCTGCCCCTGATCGTTGTCCTGCCAGCTCAACTTCAGGCTTCGCAAATGCCCGCCGTCTTCTCCGGCGAAGGCGGACATTTCGATCGTTCGGTCTACATCCGGGCCTGGAAAGCCGACCCAGGCGAACAGATACCCGCCCAGGGTAACGAGGTTGTCGCAGACCCCATGCAGAAGCTCCTTTTCTTCCGTGGCCCGCACAAGCGTTTCATTGCACCGGGACAGGACTCGAAGAGTCCGGTTGAGCCGCCGCAGCCCCTCTTCCGCCTTGACTGTTTCCGTCACGTCGTGGGCCAGAACCAGCTTCGCCGGACGCCCTTCGAACTCCAGAACATGCGTGGTGATTTCCACGGAGATCAGGGTGCCGTCCTTCTTCCGATGGCGCCACACCCCCGAGCGGCCCAAGCCATCGGTTGACTCCGTCGTTCTTTTCAGCAATGCCGGGATATCATCGGCGGGACGGATATCCTTGATGGTCAGAGAGAGAAACTCGTCACGGTCATATCCGTAATGCGCCACGGCGGCACCGTTGACCGCCAGTATAGAGAGGGTCTCGAGGTCGTAGATCCACATGGGGTGGGGATTTTTATCGAAGAGATACCGATATCGCTCCGCGCTCTCCAGGGCGTCCTGCTCGAAAATTCGCATCCGGGTCAGGGTGCGGCGGACCAGAAGGTGCAGCAGAGCCGCCGTGAAGAGAACGAAAAGCCATCCCTTGAGGGTCTGAAATCGAGCCAGCTGGGTGGGATCCAGGGAAAGGGCGAGCAGCAGCCGATCGGAAAAAAAGATCCACAATGCCGATATCGACAGATAGATTCCGGCAATCGAGCGGGATGCCCGATCGATCTTGACAGGTTTAACCGGTCGGCTGTTTTTCATCAAAATCCCTCAGCACGCCGCATTCGAGATGCTTTGAACTTTATCATCAACATTGTCAAGCTTAACATTTATTCATTACATCCCAAGAGGATTCGCGGGGCGAAGGATTCAACTCTGCGCTGATCCGGCATTCGGATTCGAGCCGGAGGCCTTTTAGCTTCCAAATCTTAACCGTTATAGTTTTCTTTTACAATGAAGTTGGGGGAATAATACTCTGCGGCAGATATTTTTCAGGGGAGTGAAAAAAAGAAGGTGGTTCCTTTTCCCTTTTCTCCTTTTACCCACAGCGTCCCTCCGTGGCGATGGACGATGCGCTGAACGGTCGCAAGGCCGATCCCCGTGCCTGGAAATTCATTTGAATCATGAAGTCGCTGAAAAGGCTGGAAAAGTCGGTCGGCATCCTTCATGTCGAACCCGACCCCGTTGTCACGGACAAAAATCGCCTTTCTTTCCTGCTGATCAATCATCCCGATTTCGATTTTCGGGTGTTGAACCGGACCGGTGAACTTCCAGGCGTTCTCCAGAAGATTTCTGAGCGCCACTTTCAGAAGGTGACCATCGCCCCTGACCGCAAAACCCGAGGGGATGACCCACTCGACTCTTCGCTCCGGTTGAATCAACTGCACCTCGTCTGCAACTTCGCGGGCCAGAAGACTTATATCCACCTTCTCCCTCTGCATCTCGCTCCTGCCGATGCGCGAGAGCATCAGCAGATCTTCGATCAACTCCTCCATTCCAGCGCTTGCCCTGCAGATTTCCTGTACAAGAAAGTCCCCTGTCGAATCGAGGTTTTCGGAATACCCGTCCTGCAACAGCTGGGCAGCGGTATAAATCCGTGTGAGCGGCCGCCTCAGATCGTGGGAAACAGAGGAACTGAAAGCCTCAAGTTCCCGGTTGGCCGCCGCAAGCTCTTCGGCCCTGAGTTCCAGATTGCCCTTCAATTTCCTGATCTCTTCCTTCATCAGGTTGAAATCAGCGACAAGTTCGCCGATCTCATCACAGGTGTTGCTCTCCAGCGGACAGGAGAGATCCCAGGTTTTGGTTACAGCCTGGATATGGCGTCGCAGTACGTCGAACAGCTTCACGCTTTTTCTGAGCGATAGGTAGAACAGCGCGGAACAGACGAAGAAGATCGCGGAGAAGACCGTAATGCTGGTCATGATCCCTTTCCACATGGCAGAGTAAAGGGGAGTAAGATCCCGCTGTGAAAACAATATCCCGCCCGTCGCGCCGAAGGCGTCCTGGAAGGGTCCCATGCCGACGGCGTATTTTTTCCCGTTCAGTTCGACGATCGATACGGAGAATTTTTCCAGCCCTTCCCTCATGAGTTCGATGGAATTTGCGGCCAACTGCTGGGAAACCTCTCTGTCGGTCGGATAGAGGACGGTAAAACCATCGACCTGTTTTGTCTGAAAATCCATCTGATAGCTTTGGAGAAACGCCTGGGTCAGGAAAAGGCTGACGTCGTTTCCGGTAATCGCCTTCATCCGCTCGAAAACATGGTCGATCTCCTCGGCCACCTCCATGTAGCCGATCAGCTCTCCCTGGTGAAAGAGCGGTTCGACACATCGCAAGGAGAAAAAATTCCGCCCCATTTCCAGTCCGGTGACCGTCTTCCTGCTTTCGGCGGCCTTGAAATAGGTGGCCCTCGTCAGGCTGTCGCCATGCTGCTCCGGGGCGTGGGCCCGGAGAAAAACCGTGCCATCCGGTTCGACGAAGTACATGTGGGTGATGCTGTGGTTTCGTTTAAGTTCTTCGAAAACAGGGTTTGTTGCAGCCAGGAGCCGGGCTCTGTCTTTTCCCGCAAAAGGTATCAACAGAGGCTCAAGGCGCGTCAGACCCGTCTGGGCCCTGGCAAGTCCTTCCGCATCGGCCTCCAGAATCGACTGAAACAGCCGGTACTGATTTTTTGCCAGATCCTTCACGCTTTCTTCAAGCTGATTGACCTGCCGGCTGTAAGAAAAAAAACCCATGAACGTTGTGCTGGCCAGAAAGATCAATAAAATCGTCAGAAACAATCGACTCTTGATGGTCAGGTTTTCGGTCATCTTTGCAGGCTCCGGCAAATATGGCATCTTCGCAGGCGGGAAAAAGCGTAAGCCGTTCGGCAAACCCCGGGAATTTCCTGTGATGACGGGTTGTCGTAAGCATTCACTTCCGGCGATTATTTATTCTCTTTGACGAACGCCACCACTCTCGCGGCGATCTGATTGGAAGAGTTGACACAGTCATTGAGACCGACGCCGGAGAAGGCGTTGCCGGTCAGGAAGAGTCCCGGGGTGCCGCCGAGGCAATCGTCCAGGGCGAGGAGCCTCTTCCCGTGGCCGACCGTGTACTGGGGGATGGCCTGCCGGTGGCGGAAGATGCGGACGAAGTCCGGCTCGACGTCGATTCCCATGATCTCCTCCAGATCGGCCATGACCCGCGCCTTGACTTCTCTTTCGGCCAGATCGATGGCGCCGGGGTTGGTCGCCCCTCCCATCATGGAGCGCAGCAGCACATGGCCTTCGGGAGCGCGGTGGGGGAAGATGGAGGAGTCCCAGAGGGTGCCGAGGATGCTTTTCCTTTCTTTCCTGGGGATGAGATAGCCGAATCCGTCCAGGTCTCGAGCGATCTTCTGCCGCTGGTAACCGAAGCAGACCACGTTCATCGGCGCATAGGGGATCTGGTTCAGAATTTCGGCGAGAGAGGGAAGGGTTTCCGAGGTCATCGCCGCCAGGGCGTGAGCGGGGGCGGCGCTGACCACGATATCGGCGTCGAGCGTTCCGCCGTCCTCCAGATGAAGCTCGAACCCCTCCTTCCTGGGGAGAATCCCCACCACTCCGGCGTCGGTGCGCACCTCGCCGCCGAGAGCGGCGGCCGTGCCGTCGGTCAGTTCCTGGATGCCGCCGCGAAAGGACGTAAGAATGCCGCCGGGACCTGCGGCGCTGGCTACCGCCTTCCCTTCCCTTATTTCTGCTTTCTTCTTTCTGGCCAGTTTGACCATGGCCTTGATCAGCCCCCCGTATTCGCGCTCCAGCTCGTTGATGCGGGGGAAACAGCTTTTGAGGCTCATGGTCTCCGGGTCTCCGGCGAAGATGCCTGCC
It encodes the following:
- a CDS encoding diguanylate cyclase domain-containing protein, which translates into the protein MKNSRPVKPVKIDRASRSIAGIYLSISALWIFFSDRLLLALSLDPTQLARFQTLKGWLFVLFTAALLHLLVRRTLTRMRIFEQDALESAERYRYLFDKNPHPMWIYDLETLSILAVNGAAVAHYGYDRDEFLSLTIKDIRPADDIPALLKRTTESTDGLGRSGVWRHRKKDGTLISVEITTHVLEFEGRPAKLVLAHDVTETVKAEEGLRRLNRTLRVLSRCNETLVRATEEKELLHGVCDNLVTLGGYLFAWVGFPGPDVDRTIEMSAFAGEDGGHLRSLKLSWQDNDQGQGPTARAIREGTTVVSRDMQTDRRFSHMRTVIGDLGISAAISLPLRSGEEIVGALTLYSTDVEAFDQEEVKLLSELAEDLAYGIVSLRTAVARKEAEESLKLRNRAIEASSNGIMICDAKDPEMPILYVNPAFERITGFGAEEVVGRNPRLLSGEDTDQKGVIDIRESIHRGVETEAVVRNYRKDGSLFWNELSVAPVRDADGGVSHYVSVFNDITERKRYEEQLEHHAGHDPLTDLLNRNLLIDRLEQSIVYARRSHRLLAVLLLDLDRFKVINESLGHGQGDELLRIVAKRLTGCVRPGDTVARLGGDEFVIALAEVAEVDDVGMMGRKIQEALIRPFHLSGRELFVTASIGISFYPRDGGDGETLIRNADVAMYRAKTEGGNQFRFFAPEMNLRVMETLEMEADLRRALERDEFLLYYQPMVDLASGRISGCEALLRWRHPEKGLVPPGAFIPLAEETGLIVPLGDWVLRETCRQFREWRKAGVPVITISVNLSARQFRQDDLVEKVQQTIEDAGMDPQKLILELTESMIMHDPAGAA
- a CDS encoding ATP-binding protein, whose protein sequence is MGFFSYSRQVNQLEESVKDLAKNQYRLFQSILEADAEGLARAQTGLTRLEPLLIPFAGKDRARLLAATNPVFEELKRNHSITHMYFVEPDGTVFLRAHAPEQHGDSLTRATYFKAAESRKTVTGLEMGRNFFSLRCVEPLFHQGELIGYMEVAEEIDHVFERMKAITGNDVSLFLTQAFLQSYQMDFQTKQVDGFTVLYPTDREVSQQLAANSIELMREGLEKFSVSIVELNGKKYAVGMGPFQDAFGATGGILFSQRDLTPLYSAMWKGIMTSITVFSAIFFVCSALFYLSLRKSVKLFDVLRRHIQAVTKTWDLSCPLESNTCDEIGELVADFNLMKEEIRKLKGNLELRAEELAAANRELEAFSSSVSHDLRRPLTRIYTAAQLLQDGYSENLDSTGDFLVQEICRASAGMEELIEDLLMLSRIGRSEMQREKVDISLLAREVADEVQLIQPERRVEWVIPSGFAVRGDGHLLKVALRNLLENAWKFTGPVQHPKIEIGMIDQQERKAIFVRDNGVGFDMKDADRLFQPFQRLHDSNEFPGTGIGLATVQRIVHRHGGTLWVKGEKGKGTTFFFSLP
- the hemG gene encoding protoporphyrinogen oxidase, whose protein sequence is MTRIAIIGAGISGLSTAHAIQRQAAAAGIAVEIVLLEKKDRIGGKIWSLKENGFLCEWGPNGFLDNKPMTLELCDRLGIRDRLLRSSDNARKRFIYSEGVLHRLPENGPSFLKSSLISWPGKARLAGEILVPPRRGEGDESLADFARRRLGSEALDKLIAPMVAGIFAGDPETMSLKSCFPRINELEREYGGLIKAMVKLARKKKAEIREGKAVASAAGPGGILTSFRGGIQELTDGTAAALGGEVRTDAGVVGILPRKEGFELHLEDGGTLDADIVVSAAPAHALAAMTSETLPSLAEILNQIPYAPMNVVCFGYQRQKIARDLDGFGYLIPRKERKSILGTLWDSSIFPHRAPEGHVLLRSMMGGATNPGAIDLAEREVKARVMADLEEIMGIDVEPDFVRIFRHRQAIPQYTVGHGKRLLALDDCLGGTPGLFLTGNAFSGVGLNDCVNSSNQIAARVVAFVKENK